TGGGCGCGTCGCTCAGTTGTACTTGCGAGGCGAACTTGGCAAAGACGAGACCCTTGTGAATGAGTCCATCATCGGCACTGTTTTCAAAGGACGCGTGCTCAGCGAGACGACAGTCGGCGACTTCAAGGCAGTGATCCCGGAAGTCGAAGGCAACGCGTTTGTTTGCGGCTTCGCGACCTGGATCGTGGACGAACGCGATCCGCTGACTTACGGATTCCTCGTCCGGTAGACTTTTCGTCCTCGTGGCGCCACTTAACGCACCGTTACGAATCTCGCAACGCCGTTGCACCTGTGTCCGAGCCCGCCGCCTACACTCCGAACCGTGCTCACCAGAAACGCACGACCCGTGCGGAGGAGTAGGGAAATGAAGAGAACGATTCTCGGCGTGGTACTGGGCGCGGCCGCACTGGCAGCGTCGAGCGCGGCGTTCGCGCACGTAGATGTGGCCTTGGGGGTCAACCTGCCTGGCGCCGCCTACGTCCCGGCTCAACCGGTGTACGCCGCGCCGCCGCCTGCTGTATATGCACCTCCCCCGGTCGCGGTAGCCTGGCGCGGCGACGATGACTGGCGCGCGCGTGAGTGGCGCCATCACGAATGGCGAGAACAACAATGGCGCGAACACGAACGGCGCGAACAACAATGGCGCGAGCGCGAGTGGCGCGACAATGGCCGTTGGGGCTATTGAGCCGGTTGCCAGGCTAAAATCTCCCACGAGTGATTATCATGAACGTCAATAATCGAGTCAGGATGCTTGCCGCGGCAGTTGGCGCCGTTGGCGGCTGTATCGTGGGACATCACGTTGCGAAAAAAAATGCGGCGGAACGGGCAGCACAACATGAAGCCGCCCGCTCCCAGAAACTGAATACCTGATGCCCGACCAGGCCTTTCGCTACAGCCGCCACGGACACCCATCCAAGCTGTGATATCGTGGCGGCACGCGACTTGCGCTATATTCTGCTCAAGAGTTGCACTCAGAGCGAATCTCAACTAGAAATGGACGAAAGAAAACGCGAAAGCATCGTGGCCTATCTGCGGCGTCGGATGGCCGAATATGGAATTGAACCGGACGATATTGCTGCCTCAATTGCTGCGGATGCCGCGCAATTGCGAGCCGCCCGTTACCGGGATGCGGCGGGCCACACGTGGGACGGCAAAGGCGACGCCCCTCGGTGGGTGGTGCAGGCGACAAGCGCGGGACAGTCGCTCGAGCATTTTGCAGTCCGCGAGATGGCCGAGCAGCAGCCAGCCAAGCCCCCCCATGTGGATTGGCGGCAGGACCCGTTTGCGGGCAGCCGTCTGGCAACTGTAAGAACAGAGCAAACCGGCGCTGCCTGAATAACCTCAATCGAACTTCAATCGAACTCGACGGCACTATGATTGCGCAGTTCATCCAGTCGTCGAATTTGTTCCGGCAGAATTCGGCCTGACGACAAGGCCGGAAGGTCATCGACATCGAAGAACCGGGCGGCGTCGGTTTCGGCTCCGGATATCTCGCCCGCTCGAACGATCTCCCCAAGGAAAACCAGCTTCCAGATGTGAAACACAGAAGGCGGATGTCCGTGCTTGAGCATATCCCACACTGCCAGCAGCCGAACGACGTTCACCGTGTACCCGCTTTCTTCGCGAACCTCTTTTGCCGCGTTTTCAGCCGGTGAGACACCTACGTCGGCCCAGCCGCCGGGCAAAGACCACAAACCATCCACGGCTTCTTGCACGAGCAGGATCTGGCCAGCCTGATTGAAGACGGCGCATCTCACGTCGAGTTTAGGATTTGCGTATCCCGTCTCGGGAGCAAAGAGCGCGGCGACATCGCCTGCTTGCATGGATGCCATTTCCGCGAGTTGCTGATGCGCGATGCCTGCGATTTCAGCATACCTTTCCTTGTCGAAGGCGCTGGTCGCGTAGTGCGAACCCGATTGCGCAAGCGCCAATAACCGGCGAGCCTGCGCAAGGCGTGCTTTCAGCAATTCCTGGTCGGGGGGGATCATTGCGGTCATAGCGAATTGGAATGAGCAATTGCCGGCTTACTTTTGCGCCAGCGCTACCTGATGCGCCTTCACAAAATCGGCCATGCTATTGAAGCGGAAATCGACGTTCGGCTGCGAGCCGGGATTCATTGTCGCGCCAAAGCCCGGCTTCGCATGCCGGCGGAAGATCCAGCACGACGCCAACCCGCACTCATTGGCTGGCTGGTGGTCGTGAAAGAGACTTTCTGCAGTGTGAAGGATTTTCGCCTTCTCGATGCCACGGTCACCGAGTTTCTCGAGCATGTACTCGAAGTTTCTCAACGAGGGTTTATACGAGCCGACGTCTTCCGCCGTGAAAATAGCGTCGAACTCAACCTGCAACTTTGCCTTGCTGTGCGTGAACGTCTCATTGTCGACGTTGGAGAGAATCACCAGCTTATAGTGCCGCTTCAGGTACTGCAGCGCCGCTACGGTGTCCTCAAATACCGGCCAGTTCCGCACCGACCGCCCGTATTCCACGCACTCCTCGTGCGTGAACGGGAGTCCCCACTCCTCGGCCAAGCGCTTGTAGACGATGGGCAGCAGTTCCTGATATCGCCTGGCTGGCGTGTATCGCTGCTGCGAGGACTCGTGACGCGCGTGGGCTTCCAGAACCTGGTCCCTTGTGAGCGGCGTCCTGGCCCGCTCGAGCAGCGGCTTGAGGCCCTCGAAAATACCGCTTTCCCAGTCGATCAGGGTGCCGTAGCAGTCGAAAGTGAGTGTGTCGAAGTCGGTCAATTCCACGGTTACTCCTCTCCGAAGCACAAGGTGGAGTCGACAGTGTATAGGCCGCTTCGAAGCCGTGAATCAAACAATGGCATTCGATTCCGTCATGACGGTTGTCCTGGCGCTCCGCGCGCATCGCTGCGACTGGCGGCACGCTCCGCCCCCCAATACGCGAACACGAGCAGCCCGACCAGCGCCTGCGCGGCAACGACGAACGCCACACACCCGGCCCAGCCCCAGCGATGCCATGCTGGAATGGGCAACACGGAGCCGAGGCTGCCGCCAAAGTAATAGCAGGAGAGATAGATACCGATCGCCGTAGTCCGGGCCCCGGCGGCGGCGTCGGAAATGAACGCGTTGGCGCAAGCCTGCTCGACGAATACCGCCGTCGAACCGAGTGCGAGCCCGGCGAGAATCGCGCCAACGCTGCCGGAGAGCGTCAGCAGGCTGCCCGCAATGGCGAGGCCGACCGCCGCGAGCGCGAGGTCGCGTGGCCCCCGGTGCCTGGCCATACGGCCCGAGATGGGCGTGACGACCACTGCCACGAGGAACACGGCGTAAATCGCTCCGATGCCCGCCGTCGAAAAGTTGAACGGCGCGCGTGTGAGCCGCAGACCGACGAAGGTGAACGTCGCGACCTGCGAGGCCAGCACACATGCGCCCACGGCGAATGAGGCGAGGACCGGTGCGCGCATCACGAGCTTCCATTGCGTTTTCGTCGCGTAACCGTCATCCGCGCGCACGGCGGCCCCAGATGCGGGCAGGCTCGCGTAAATCGCTAGACCCGTCGCGAAGCCAAGCAGCGCTACGATGTCGAGCGCGTGACGCCAGCCGAGCATCGACGTGAACAGGTTCGTGACGAAACGCCCCGCGAAGCCGCCCAGCGTGGTGCCGGCCACGAAGATCGCGCTCAATTCGGTAGCGCGCTCGCGGTGATAGCGTTCGCCGATGTACGAAATCGACATGGCGAAAATGAATGGCATCAGCACGCCGGCGGCGAAGCGGGCTGCAAGGAACGACGCAAAAACTGCCGCATGCGCGGACCAGACCACGGGGAGCGCCGACGCGAGCGCGGCGGCAACAATCACGTTGCGCCTGTCGAAACGCGCCGCCAGGGTGCCGACGAACGGCGCGATAATGGCGACGGCCAGTGTGGTCGCGCTCACGCCCTGCCCGGCGCGTTCCGCGCTTACATCGAACGCGATGGCGAGTTCGCGCAGAATGCCTTGCGTGGCGTAGAGATTGATGAAGGCCGCGAAGCCGCACAGGAAGAACGCGGCTCGAATGGAATTGTCTTTCACGCTTGACGCCCTGTCTGGTCCAACCGACAGTCTGAGGACCGGCCAACGCGTGCGCCAATACCGTTTTCATCGCCATTGATACCGCCAGAACAAGAATGCTCGACCTGCGCCGCCTCCGCTATTTCGTCACCGTCGCCGAAGAACTGCACTTCGGGCACGCCGCCGTGCGCCTGAACATCGCGCAGCCGCCGCTGACGCGCCATATCGCGGCGCTCGAAGCCGAACTCGGCATTCGCCTTTTCGAGCGTTCGACACGCGCGGTCAAACTCACACCCGAAGGCGTCTTGTTCCTCGAGCGAGCGCGCAGCGTGCTTCACGCCGCTGCCGAAGCGCAGGCCACCGCGCGCAAGCTCGCACAGGGCGTGACGGGCCGCATCGCGATCGGCTACACCAGTTCGATTCCGATGTCCGATGCGTTCGCGGAAATCGTGCGCAATGCAGGCCGCGCGCTGCCCGAGGTCGAGTTGACGTTTCGCGAGGCCGCAACTGCGAGTCAGCATCGGCAGATCGTTGAGGGCGCACTCGATATCGGCTTCGGCTGGTCGGCAGCAAACGCGCAAGAAGACGGCTTGTGTTCACTCGTGATCGCGCGCGAGCCGCTCGTCGCCGCCGTGCCGAGCGGCAGCGTGCATGCGCACAAGAAGTCGCTCGACTTCGCCGAGCTTCGCGACGAGACGTTTCTGGTTTTTCCGCCGGGATATGGGTCGGCGCTGACTGCGGCGCTCGATTCGTTGTGCACGCAAGCAGATGTGGAGCCGCGCATCGGGCCCACCGCTTCGCAGACCGCGACGCTGGTATCGCTCGTCGCAGCCGAGCGCGGTGTCGCCATCGTGCCGGCCTTCACGATGGCGCTGCAACGCTCAGGCGTGGCCTATGTGCCGTTGAGCGGCGCGCCGGCGCTCGACCAGACTGTCTCGTGGATCGAGCCGTTCGCATCGACATGTGTCGAGCGCTTCGTCGAACTTGCGCGGTCGGTTGCACAACAGGGAACGCGCGGCGTTTGAATTGCGCGCGCTTCAAACAGGCGCCGACGCCACGCTCGCTGTTCGCGTTGCGTGCGTGCCCCGCTTCAGGCGCGCCACACCTTCGCGGATCTCATCCATGTTCGGCGCGGCGAACGAAAGGCGCAGCGACGCGGTATCCGGATCGTCAGCGAAGAAAGCCTTGCCCGGAACAAAAATCACCTTGCTCGCAATCGCGTTCGGCAAAAGCGCATCGATCGCCACGCCGGGAATGCGCGCCCACACGAACATACCGCCTTCGGGTTGATGAAACGCGATTTCTTCACCGAATTGCGCGCGCAAACCATCGCAAAGCGCTTCGCATTTGCGCTGATACGCCTGCGTGATGTGCGGAAGGTGCCGTTCGAGCGAACCCGCCTCCAGATAGTGCGCGGCGATCGCCTGGGTCCACGGCGTGCTGCACAGGTCGACGGTCTGCTTGGCAATCACGCAGCGCCGCGTGATTTCGGCGGGCGCGATGGTCCAGCCTACGCGCAAGCCAGGCGCGACGACTTTCGAGAGACTCGAAAAGTGCACGATCCAATCGCGCGCGCCCTGCACTTCGCTTGCCAGCGCCAGCATCGACGGCACCGCGTCGCCGGCGAAGCGCAGATCGCCGTACGGATCGTCCTCGACGATCACGAAGCGGTATTGAACGGCAAGACGCAAGAGCGCAAGGCGCCGCTCGCGCGTGAGCGTGGCGCCGGTGGGATTCGCGAAGGTCGGCACCGTGTACAGCAGCTTGGGCCGGACAATCGCGCCCGATGCGAGCCGCGCCGCGAGTCTGTCCACGTCGATACCGTCGCCGTCTACGGGCACCGTCACGACATGCGCCTGCTGGAGCCTTAGCGCCTGCAGCGTGGCCGGATAGGCGGGCTGCTCCGTCAAGGCCGTGTCGCCCGGAGCGAGCAGCACACGCAACAGGAGGTCGAGGCCTTGCTGCGAGCCGGTCGTCACGAGCATTTCCTCAGGCGCGCAGGTCACGCCACGGCGCGCCATCAGCGCGAGCAGTTGCGTCTTCAACTCGGGCAAGCCGTCGGTCGGGCCATATTGAAGGCAGCGCGTGGAAGCCTGCCAAGCCTGTGCCGCTGCCGCCTGCAGTCCATCGGCATCGAACAGGTCGCTGGCCGGATAACCGCCAGCGAAGGAAATCATGCCTGGCTCTCCCAGGTACTTGAAAAGCTCGCGAATGGGCGAACCGGCGGGATGCCGAAAGGGAGCGGTGAAATCGTACATGGCGTAGATGGGTCGATGGCGGTTAGGCGCGGCAACGGACAAGCTTCGATTGTGGTCAGCCCTCACGGGCGTATCAAACGAAATCTAATCACGACGTCATGCGGTTTGCTCATCAAGCATTCGCGCAATAAAAAAGCCCGTGAAATCACGGGCTTCGTTTGCGCAACCTGACGGCGCGCCGTCACACGACATTCTTTTCGACGATCGGCCGGTTTTCCAGCACACGCGACCAGTCGAGCGAAGAAAGATCGAGCGTGGTGTATCTGCCATGCAGAATCAACTCGCTCACGCCGCGCCCGGTTGCCGGCCCCTGCTGCAAACCGTGCCCGCTAAACCCATTGGCGAACACGCAATTGTCGATGGCCGGGTGATAACCGATGATGGCGTTCTGGTCGAGCACGTTGTACTCGTAGTAGCCTGACCAGCAGTTCTCCACGCGCAGCGCCTCGAACCCCGGCACGCGATGCGCAAGCGTGGGCCAGATCACGTCGTCGAAGATGGCGTGATCGACTTCGTCGAGTGGCAGATCGTTGGGATCGTTCTCCGCGCTCGGCGACGTTCCGGTGATATACGTATTGCCCTCCGGGCGGAAATACACGCCCGACGGATCGATCAGCAACGGGCAGGCAGTGAGTCGCGCCGGCGATGACACATTGAAAATGCTGCGTCGGCGCGCATAAACCGGAATGTCGATGTCCATCATTTCCGCGAGCTTGCGCGCCCACGCGCCAGCCGCGTTCACGAGCGTGTCGCACGCATGGCGTTCGCCGTCGCTCGCGATCACGTGCGTGACCTTGCGGCCACTGCGCACGACGCCCGCCACATCGGCCGCGACATAGCGCGCACCGAGCGACTGTGCCTTCTTGCGCAGCGCCTGCACGAGCCCGTAGCCGTCGAACCAGCCCTCGCCGCTGCGGCCATACGCGCCGCTTTCGAGATCCTCGACGTTGAGCCACGGAAACTTCGCTTGCAACGCGTCGCGCGCCATGAGTTCGATGTCCGCGCCGAGGCTCGTTTGCAGCGCGTGATTCTCGCGCAGCGTCGCGTCGCCCGCTTGCGTGGCGAGGAAAAGATAACCGCCCTCGTGCAGATCGATCGACGGACGGCTGCCATTCACTTCGAGCCGCTCGCCAATGCTGCGCAAAAACTCGATGCCGAACAGCGACATCTGGATCGACAACGGCGTGGAAAACTGCTGCCGGATCGACGCGGCCGAAAGCGCCGACGACGAGCGCGCATAACTCGGGTCGCGCTCGAACACGGTCACGGATACCGTTGGGTCGGCCGCGCGCAGAAAGTAAGCAATAGAACTACCGATTACCCCGCCGCCAACGATAACGACTTGAGAACTCACGACTGGCTCCAGATTGCGGATAACTGCGGCGCGCATTGATTGGGTTTGCGCGAATCGATCGACCGGGTGCGCGATGCCCCCGGCCACGTCCGTCATGTACGCGAAATGCGCTTATTCGACGTTGAAATCGATGCCCTGTGCGAGCGGCAGCGACGACGAATAGTTGACCGTATTGGTCGCGCGGCGCATATAGGCCTTCCACGCGTCGGAGCCCGACTCGCGGCCGCCGCCCGTTTCCTTTTCACCGCCGAACGCGCCACCGATCTCCGCGCCGCTCGGTCCGATGTTCACGTTCGCAATGCCGCAATCGCTGCCGCTGGCCGACGTGAAGCGCTCGCTCTCACGCAGGTCCGTCGTGAACACGCACGACGAGAGGCCATGGTGGGCGGCGTTGTTCGCCTCGATGGCGTCGCCGAAGTCGCTGTACTTGAGCACGTAAAGAATCGGCGCGAAGGTTTCCTTCAGGACAACTTCGGTTTGCGACGGCATCTCGACGATCGCCGGGCGCACGTAGAAGCCCTTTTCGTTGCCCGCCACCGTGTGGCGCTCGCCGCCGAACACCTTGCCGCCTTCGCGCTTGGCCTGCTCGAGCGCCGACTGCATACGCGCGAACGACTGCTCGTCGATGAGCGGGCCCATCAGCGTGCCCTGTTCCAGCGGATTGCCGATCGCGACCTTGCCGTACAGCGTCTTCAGGCGCTCGACCGCCTTGTCGTACACGCTCTCGTGCACGAAGAGGCGGCGCAGCGACGTGCAGCGCTGACCCGCTGTGCCGACTGCCGAGAACAGAATGCCACGCAGCGCGAGTTCCAGATCGGCGGTAGCCGAAACGATGCCTGCGTTGTTGCCACCGAGTTCGAGCAGCGAGCGGCCGAAGCGGCGCGCGACTTCCACGCCCACGGTGCGGCCCATTTCGGTGCTGCCCGTTGCGCTCACGATGTTCGAACGCGGATCGGCGACGAGCTTCGCGCCCACTTCGCGGCCGCCGACGACGAGGCTCGTAAGGCCTTCGGGCGCATCGCCGAACTCCTTCAACACGTCCTGCATGATCTTGTTGACGGCAACCGCCGTGAGCGGCGTTTTTTCCGAGGGCTTCCACACAACGGCGTTACCGCACACGAGCGCGAGCGCGGCGTTCCACGACCAGACGGCAACCGGGAAATTGAACGCGGAAATCACGGTGCACACACCCATCGGATGCCACGTCTCCGCCATGCGGTGGCCTGGACGCTCCGAAGCAATGGTCAGACCGTAAAGCTGACGCGAGAGGCCGACCGCGAAGTCGCAGATGTCGATCATTTCCTGCACTTCGCCCAAGCCCTCCTGGAAAATCTTGCCGGTTTCCAGCGACACGAGGCTGCCGAGCGCGCGCTTCTGTTCGCGCAGCTTGTTGCCGAGCAGGCGCACGAGTTCGCCGCGGCGCGGCGCGGGCACGTTGCGCCAGGTCTTGAACGCCTCCTGCGCCTTCGCGAGCACGGCGTCGACGTCCGCCGCCGACTGGCTCGCGACGCGGCCGATCAATTCGCCGTTGATCGGCGAATGCACGGCGATGTCGCCCGCTTCCGCGAGCTGGGAAATACCGAGATCCGAGAGGATGGTGGAGGCTTTCATAGGTAGAATCCCTTAAAATTTCCGATACGAAACATTGCTACTTTAGGAAACTATACACGCGCATTTTTCTGGCGACAACTCGAAAATCCGCGGGATTTTCGTCATGCCGCGTGCATCGCATCCACACGGCTTTCCGCCATGAAAATGGCACGCGGCCGCCCGGCGCGCGCACGATCTATTTCCTATTGGAAACAATGCATTGGGCGCCGACAGAAGCGGCGCCCTTCAGGCTTGCAACGGCTTTCGAGGTCAGTCCGTGGTCCGCGTCGTGACCGGCACCCACGCCACGTTCTTGACCTGATACAGCGTCGAACTCGGGCTCTTCAGGTCGCCCTGCGCATTGAAGGCGATCTTGCCCGTAATGCCGTCGTAGTTCGTGGCCTTCAGCGCGGCGTTGAACTGCGCCGGCGTCGCCGAGCCCGCCTTCTCCATCGCGGAGATGGCGACCCACGCCGCGTCATACGCGAACGGCGCGTAGGCGAGCATATCGATGCCGTACTTCTGCTTGAACTTTGCCTCGAAGCCTTTGCCTTTGGGCAGCGTGCCGAGCGGCTGGCCGTATTCCCATACCGAAGCGCCATCGGCGGAATCGCCGGCGAGCTTGATGAAGTTCGCGTCCATGACACCGCCGCCCGCGAGGAATTGCGCCTTCAGGCCAAGCTGGCGCATGCGCTTGACGATCATGGCAGCCTGCGCGTCAAGGCCGCCGAAAAACACGAGATCCGGACTCGTCCGCTTGATGCTCGTGAGCTGGGCGCTGAAATCCACGGCCTTGTCGTTCGTGAACTCGCGCGCGACGATCGTGCCGCCGGCCGCCTTCACGGCCTTCTCGAACTCGTCGGCTTCGCCCTGGCCGAAGGCCGTACGGTCGTCGATGATCGCAATGCGCTTCGCCTTCGTCACCGTCGCCGCATAGTTGCCCGCGTTGCCGGCGTTTTGCGAGTCGGTTGCGATCACGCGGTAGATGGTCGGGAAGCCGCCCTGCGTGATGGCCGGATTGGTCGCCGCCGGCGTAATCATCGGAATGCCCGCCTTCGCGTAGATCTTCGAGGCCGGCAGCGTCGTGCCCGAATTGAAGTGGCCGATCACAACGGCCACGTTGTCGTCCACGAGTTGCTGGGCGACCTGCACGCCGATGCGCGGATCGCTCTGGTCATCCTGCGAGTCGATCACGAACTTGACTGGCTTGCCGCCAATGGTGGGATGCGCGGCGTTGGCTTCGTCCACGGCGAGACGCACGCCGTTCTCGATGTCCTTGCCATACGCTGCGCCGCCGCCCGTGAGCGGGCTGGCCACGCCGATTTTCACGACCATTTCCTGCGCGCTCACCGCGCCGGCAACCAA
The nucleotide sequence above comes from Paraburkholderia flagellata. Encoded proteins:
- a CDS encoding NUDIX hydrolase, translated to MTAMIPPDQELLKARLAQARRLLALAQSGSHYATSAFDKERYAEIAGIAHQQLAEMASMQAGDVAALFAPETGYANPKLDVRCAVFNQAGQILLVQEAVDGLWSLPGGWADVGVSPAENAAKEVREESGYTVNVVRLLAVWDMLKHGHPPSVFHIWKLVFLGEIVRAGEISGAETDAARFFDVDDLPALSSGRILPEQIRRLDELRNHSAVEFD
- the amaB gene encoding L-piperidine-6-carboxylate dehydrogenase, translating into MKASTILSDLGISQLAEAGDIAVHSPINGELIGRVASQSAADVDAVLAKAQEAFKTWRNVPAPRRGELVRLLGNKLREQKRALGSLVSLETGKIFQEGLGEVQEMIDICDFAVGLSRQLYGLTIASERPGHRMAETWHPMGVCTVISAFNFPVAVWSWNAALALVCGNAVVWKPSEKTPLTAVAVNKIMQDVLKEFGDAPEGLTSLVVGGREVGAKLVADPRSNIVSATGSTEMGRTVGVEVARRFGRSLLELGGNNAGIVSATADLELALRGILFSAVGTAGQRCTSLRRLFVHESVYDKAVERLKTLYGKVAIGNPLEQGTLMGPLIDEQSFARMQSALEQAKREGGKVFGGERHTVAGNEKGFYVRPAIVEMPSQTEVVLKETFAPILYVLKYSDFGDAIEANNAAHHGLSSCVFTTDLRESERFTSASGSDCGIANVNIGPSGAEIGGAFGGEKETGGGRESGSDAWKAYMRRATNTVNYSSSLPLAQGIDFNVE
- a CDS encoding branched-chain amino acid ABC transporter substrate-binding protein → MLVAGAVSAQEMVVKIGVASPLTGGGAAYGKDIENGVRLAVDEANAAHPTIGGKPVKFVIDSQDDQSDPRIGVQVAQQLVDDNVAVVIGHFNSGTTLPASKIYAKAGIPMITPAATNPAITQGGFPTIYRVIATDSQNAGNAGNYAATVTKAKRIAIIDDRTAFGQGEADEFEKAVKAAGGTIVAREFTNDKAVDFSAQLTSIKRTSPDLVFFGGLDAQAAMIVKRMRQLGLKAQFLAGGGVMDANFIKLAGDSADGASVWEYGQPLGTLPKGKGFEAKFKQKYGIDMLAYAPFAYDAAWVAISAMEKAGSATPAQFNAALKATNYDGITGKIAFNAQGDLKSPSSTLYQVKNVAWVPVTTRTTD
- a CDS encoding MFS transporter; amino-acid sequence: MKDNSIRAAFFLCGFAAFINLYATQGILRELAIAFDVSAERAGQGVSATTLAVAIIAPFVGTLAARFDRRNVIVAAALASALPVVWSAHAAVFASFLAARFAAGVLMPFIFAMSISYIGERYHRERATELSAIFVAGTTLGGFAGRFVTNLFTSMLGWRHALDIVALLGFATGLAIYASLPASGAAVRADDGYATKTQWKLVMRAPVLASFAVGACVLASQVATFTFVGLRLTRAPFNFSTAGIGAIYAVFLVAVVVTPISGRMARHRGPRDLALAAVGLAIAGSLLTLSGSVGAILAGLALGSTAVFVEQACANAFISDAAAGARTTAIGIYLSCYYFGGSLGSVLPIPAWHRWGWAGCVAFVVAAQALVGLLVFAYWGAERAASRSDARGAPGQPS
- a CDS encoding aminotransferase-like domain-containing protein; this encodes MYDFTAPFRHPAGSPIRELFKYLGEPGMISFAGGYPASDLFDADGLQAAAAQAWQASTRCLQYGPTDGLPELKTQLLALMARRGVTCAPEEMLVTTGSQQGLDLLLRVLLAPGDTALTEQPAYPATLQALRLQQAHVVTVPVDGDGIDVDRLAARLASGAIVRPKLLYTVPTFANPTGATLTRERRLALLRLAVQYRFVIVEDDPYGDLRFAGDAVPSMLALASEVQGARDWIVHFSSLSKVVAPGLRVGWTIAPAEITRRCVIAKQTVDLCSTPWTQAIAAHYLEAGSLERHLPHITQAYQRKCEALCDGLRAQFGEEIAFHQPEGGMFVWARIPGVAIDALLPNAIASKVIFVPGKAFFADDPDTASLRLSFAAPNMDEIREGVARLKRGTHATRTASVASAPV
- a CDS encoding NAD(P)/FAD-dependent oxidoreductase, which gives rise to MSSQVVIVGGGVIGSSIAYFLRAADPTVSVTVFERDPSYARSSSALSAASIRQQFSTPLSIQMSLFGIEFLRSIGERLEVNGSRPSIDLHEGGYLFLATQAGDATLRENHALQTSLGADIELMARDALQAKFPWLNVEDLESGAYGRSGEGWFDGYGLVQALRKKAQSLGARYVAADVAGVVRSGRKVTHVIASDGERHACDTLVNAAGAWARKLAEMMDIDIPVYARRRSIFNVSSPARLTACPLLIDPSGVYFRPEGNTYITGTSPSAENDPNDLPLDEVDHAIFDDVIWPTLAHRVPGFEALRVENCWSGYYEYNVLDQNAIIGYHPAIDNCVFANGFSGHGLQQGPATGRGVSELILHGRYTTLDLSSLDWSRVLENRPIVEKNVV
- a CDS encoding LysR substrate-binding domain-containing protein; this translates as MLDLRRLRYFVTVAEELHFGHAAVRLNIAQPPLTRHIAALEAELGIRLFERSTRAVKLTPEGVLFLERARSVLHAAAEAQATARKLAQGVTGRIAIGYTSSIPMSDAFAEIVRNAGRALPEVELTFREAATASQHRQIVEGALDIGFGWSAANAQEDGLCSLVIAREPLVAAVPSGSVHAHKKSLDFAELRDETFLVFPPGYGSALTAALDSLCTQADVEPRIGPTASQTATLVSLVAAERGVAIVPAFTMALQRSGVAYVPLSGAPALDQTVSWIEPFASTCVERFVELARSVAQQGTRGV
- a CDS encoding H-NS family nucleoid-associated regulatory protein, encoding MDERKRESIVAYLRRRMAEYGIEPDDIAASIAADAAQLRAARYRDAAGHTWDGKGDAPRWVVQATSAGQSLEHFAVREMAEQQPAKPPHVDWRQDPFAGSRLATVRTEQTGAA
- a CDS encoding haloacid dehalogenase type II; protein product: MELTDFDTLTFDCYGTLIDWESGIFEGLKPLLERARTPLTRDQVLEAHARHESSQQRYTPARRYQELLPIVYKRLAEEWGLPFTHEECVEYGRSVRNWPVFEDTVAALQYLKRHYKLVILSNVDNETFTHSKAKLQVEFDAIFTAEDVGSYKPSLRNFEYMLEKLGDRGIEKAKILHTAESLFHDHQPANECGLASCWIFRRHAKPGFGATMNPGSQPNVDFRFNSMADFVKAHQVALAQK